In Syngnathus acus chromosome 5, fSynAcu1.2, whole genome shotgun sequence, a genomic segment contains:
- the errfi1a gene encoding ERBB receptor feedback inhibitor 1a has translation MRPECAWSMSTVGLTAQETSFPVEHPFLRGSYYHSMAGSKASWSFTHDIDNFYFTMKSAHPDHSSHGQHKSPPLLSYERHNYNSSTLKLPPKKSRPSHLSLSCSAEPSSPSPTNDDQVVPSFQRLSMYECSSPPQTPDRCSKPLPPIPLHIDSSSELAMDNEVEFFTSTDESCCLVSHQCSKPSSFRTGLPSRRSLRDCGQINHAYYDGPLGPQSPRQPQTQQLPAHPPQQKDVQELRRQELPASCQRQRDKTQRRLHRSLSLNHSPAGSLNKPCLLRLNHSTFNTDHRTDVPPPIPPRTSKTADPTHCQRDTRRWSAEVSYSDKDKPPKLPPRDPLSLGSSRTPSPRSLPTYTNNVMPTTQSFAPNPKYVSRSLRRQNSEGSPCILPIVDKEGKKASSTHYYLLPHRPTFVDSRSVEEFLQSFDSPDSDCDCHTRRKAPVDLV, from the exons ATGCGACCCGAGTGTGCCTGGAGCATGTCCACAGTGGGCCTGACTGCCCAGGAGACATCTTTTCCCGTAGAACACCCCTTCCTGCGGGGCAGCTACTATCACAGCATGGCTGGATCAAAAGCATCGTGGAGCTTTACCCACGACATAGACAA CTTCTACTTCACTATGAAATCTGCACACCCAGATCACAGCTCTCATGGCCAGCACAAGAGTCCGCCATTGCTAAGCTATGAAA GACATAATTACAATTCCAGCACTCTGAAATTACCTCCCAAGAAGTCGCGGCCTTCCCATCTCTCCCTGTCCTGCAGTGCCGAACCATCCTCGCCGAGTCCAACCAATGACGACCAGGTGGTCCCCTCATTCCAGCGGCTCTCCATGTACGAGTGCAGCAGTCCGCCGCAGACTCCGGACAGGTGCTCTAAGCCTCTGCCGCCCATCCCGCTGCATATCGACAGCTCATCGGAGCTGGCCATGGACAACGAGGTGGAGTTCTTCACCAGCACGGACGagagctgctgtttggtgtCTCATCAGTGTTCCAAACCCTCTTCCTTTCGGACTGGACTTCCCAGTCGGAGAAGCCTCAGGGACTGCGGACAGATTAACCACGCGTACTACGACGGGCCTTTAGGACCGCAAAGCCCGAGGCAACCTCAAACTCAGCAGCTTCCCGCGCATCCCCCGCAGCAAAAGGATGTGCAGGAGCTTCGGCGCCAGGAATTACCGGCGAGCTGCCAACGGCAGCGGGACAAAACTCAAAGGAGACTACATCGTTCTCTCTCACTCAATCATTCACCTGCTGGATCCTTAAACAAGCCTTGCCTACTGCGCCTCAATCACTCCACCTTCAACACGGATCACAGAACAGACGTTCCGCCGCCGATCCCACCACGGACAAGCAAAACAGCAGATCCCACACATTGTCAAAGAG ACACCCGCCGCTGGTCAGCAGAGGTCTCGTACAGTGACAAGGACAAACCACCAAAGCTGCCCCCAAGGGACCCCTTGTCCTTGGGCAGCTCCCGCACCCCGAGCCCCCGGAGCCTCCCAACATACACCAACAACGTGATGCCCACCACCCAAAGCTTTGCACCCAACCCCAAGTACGTCAGTCGGAGTTTACGGAGACAAAACAGCGAGGGCTCACCTTGCATCCTGCCTATTGTGGAcaaggaggggaaaaaggCCAGCAGCACTCATTACTACCTTCTGCCTCACCGGCCGACCTTCGTGGATTCCAGGTCCGTGGAAGAATTCCTGCAGTCCTTCGACAGCCCGGACTCGGACTGCGACTGCCACACCCGGCGGAAAGCACCCGTGGATCTAGTTTGA